The following proteins are encoded in a genomic region of Natrinema sp. DC36:
- a CDS encoding FRG domain-containing protein, with amino-acid sequence MTADRPDSVQRADTWTELQELITQEMWMSDIGRHRSPYVFRGVPNQSFSLETSITRFVGDSRKWPLEPLLLRNFAQYAASEMEEPQSVWHLLAIAQHYGLPTRLLDWSFSPLVAAYFATRTGNTDHDGAIWAVDYRKLHADLPDYYQSVLEMTETNMLDTHLLSNAILEYEMSEDRADGDGPAPARDLDDVSRIHELWQELWAPDAGESDEEYVMFFRPPAIDDRIVDQSAVFSFQSDPRIVLGQWLEDRPDCYRKIIIPGDRKLEFRDKLDQLNVNHRTLFPGLEGLATWLKQYYQPQSGSDSSG; translated from the coding sequence ATGACGGCAGACCGTCCCGACTCGGTCCAGCGGGCCGACACGTGGACCGAGCTCCAGGAACTGATCACCCAGGAGATGTGGATGTCCGACATCGGCCGGCACCGTTCCCCCTACGTCTTCCGCGGCGTCCCGAACCAGTCGTTCAGCCTCGAGACCTCGATCACCCGGTTCGTCGGCGACTCCCGGAAGTGGCCCCTCGAGCCGTTGTTGCTACGCAACTTCGCCCAGTACGCGGCGAGCGAGATGGAAGAACCCCAGTCGGTCTGGCACCTGCTGGCGATCGCCCAGCACTACGGATTGCCGACTCGGCTGCTCGACTGGTCGTTCTCGCCGCTCGTCGCGGCGTACTTCGCCACTCGCACCGGCAACACTGACCACGACGGTGCGATCTGGGCCGTCGACTACCGGAAACTCCACGCCGACCTGCCCGACTACTACCAGTCCGTCCTCGAGATGACGGAGACGAACATGCTCGACACGCACCTCCTCTCGAACGCGATCCTCGAATACGAGATGAGCGAGGACCGTGCCGATGGCGACGGACCCGCGCCGGCACGCGATCTCGACGACGTCTCTCGGATACACGAACTGTGGCAGGAGCTGTGGGCACCCGACGCCGGCGAGTCCGACGAGGAGTACGTCATGTTCTTCCGGCCGCCCGCGATCGACGACCGCATCGTCGACCAGTCGGCCGTCTTCTCCTTCCAGTCGGATCCGCGAATAGTCCTCGGTCAGTGGCTCGAGGATCGCCCCGACTGCTATCGGAAAATCATCATTCCGGGTGATCGAAAACTCGAGTTCCGGGACAAGCTCGATCAGTTGAACGTCAACCACCGGACGCTGTTCCCCGGCCTCGAGGGACTGGCGACGTGGCTCAAGCAGTACTATCAGCCGCAGTCGGGGAGTGACTCGAGCGGGTGA
- a CDS encoding PspA/IM30 family protein — MGILSRTSYVIRSKLNSVLNRAEDPTETLDYSYEQMRDQLQQVKRGIADLTTQKKRLEMQKRRLEENVEKHNGQARTAVQQDREDLARKALEKKKTKMNQIEDLERQISDLQNQQDRLIEQKDELQSRIEEFRTKKETMKARHEAAKASSTVSEAMTATGEEFEDVGRAIERAEEQTEDMEARAAAMDELHESGAFEDVLSDKDNIDRELEQLSTDSGVEAELETLKSEVGAGESEAAGETDAAVDSETESDAAADSDADGEVDEEELTELEGEDQEEVEAELAELQDEENA, encoded by the coding sequence ATGGGCATCCTCTCTCGGACTTCCTACGTCATCCGGTCGAAGCTCAACTCGGTGCTCAACCGGGCGGAGGATCCGACCGAAACGCTCGACTACTCCTACGAGCAGATGCGCGACCAGCTCCAGCAGGTCAAACGGGGCATCGCCGATCTGACCACGCAGAAAAAGCGCCTCGAGATGCAGAAACGCCGCCTCGAGGAAAACGTCGAGAAACACAACGGGCAGGCCCGAACGGCGGTCCAGCAGGACCGGGAAGATCTGGCGCGAAAGGCCCTCGAGAAGAAGAAGACGAAGATGAACCAGATCGAGGACCTGGAGCGGCAGATCTCGGACCTGCAGAACCAGCAAGACCGGTTGATCGAACAGAAAGACGAACTCCAGAGCCGCATCGAGGAGTTCCGGACCAAGAAAGAGACCATGAAGGCCCGTCACGAGGCCGCGAAGGCCAGTTCAACGGTTTCGGAGGCGATGACGGCCACCGGCGAGGAGTTCGAGGACGTCGGCCGCGCCATCGAGCGCGCCGAGGAGCAGACCGAGGACATGGAGGCCCGCGCTGCCGCGATGGACGAACTCCACGAGTCCGGCGCGTTCGAGGACGTCCTCTCCGACAAGGACAACATCGACCGCGAACTCGAGCAGCTCTCGACCGACAGCGGCGTCGAAGCCGAACTCGAGACGCTCAAATCCGAGGTCGGAGCGGGCGAATCCGAAGCCGCCGGCGAGACCGACGCGGCGGTCGACTCCGAGACCGAGTCCGACGCCGCTGCCGACTCCGATGCCGACGGCGAGGTCGACGAGGAGGAACTCACGGAGCTCGAGGGCGAGGATCAGGAAGAGGTCGAGGCCGAACTCGCGGAGTTACAGGACGAAGAGAACGCTTAA
- a CDS encoding DUF5802 family protein gives MFEVFSRSYYLGRLYVTPTDGEHALMHSDQHERINEEVYATGDGLERLDAPLVMKLETSHFPVHGADAVPANTLALPESMLEGTDVRNPPSLREVFLARRERARQLLSFAGGLRADNVGPTGDEPPSAGT, from the coding sequence ATGTTCGAGGTGTTCTCGCGAAGCTATTATCTCGGACGTCTCTACGTGACCCCGACGGACGGGGAACACGCACTCATGCACAGCGACCAGCACGAACGCATCAACGAGGAAGTGTACGCTACCGGCGACGGCCTCGAGCGACTCGACGCGCCGCTGGTGATGAAACTCGAGACCAGTCACTTCCCGGTTCACGGAGCGGACGCCGTCCCGGCGAACACGCTCGCGTTGCCGGAGTCGATGCTCGAGGGGACCGACGTCCGGAACCCTCCCTCACTCCGGGAGGTGTTTCTGGCCCGGCGCGAGCGCGCCCGTCAGCTGCTCTCGTTCGCCGGCGGCTTGCGAGCCGACAACGTGGGGCCGACCGGTGACGAGCCGCCGAGCGCCGGAACCTAG
- a CDS encoding Vms1/Ankzf1 family peptidyl-tRNA hydrolase, whose amino-acid sequence MLDRLLGRTSLNARIDELEEKNERLRKRYEAESERRAEAATARQDAEERINRLEDRIAQLEGELERVDANETELTVRRRDQLRGPRLEAVLDLLASLRTGPEGALTAGVDDAVPESVRADLDDVLGDRVALVDDAAPCLCCVDDAGLLAVTLEPPITPGVGAAWRDRFALEREWFLPTGRHAVALVRTDLFALGVYEDDERVDYRGFESDVKGSHSKGGFSQARFERIRDGQIDDHLERCRDALAAYEPGGERADTPLYLVGQRGTVDALVDESGLEPTATAAVDATGDPKPALADAVRSFWTTELRVL is encoded by the coding sequence ATGCTCGATAGGTTACTCGGCCGCACCTCTCTCAACGCTCGCATCGACGAACTCGAAGAGAAAAACGAGCGGTTGCGAAAGCGCTACGAGGCCGAATCCGAACGGCGGGCCGAGGCCGCCACCGCACGACAGGACGCCGAAGAGCGGATCAACCGGCTCGAGGATCGGATCGCCCAACTCGAGGGCGAACTCGAGCGAGTGGACGCGAACGAGACCGAACTGACCGTCCGACGCCGCGACCAGCTTCGCGGCCCCCGGCTCGAGGCGGTCCTCGACCTGCTGGCGTCCCTCCGAACGGGTCCCGAAGGCGCGCTGACTGCCGGCGTGGACGACGCGGTGCCCGAATCGGTCCGTGCGGATCTGGACGACGTGCTCGGCGATCGAGTTGCGCTCGTCGACGACGCCGCGCCGTGTCTGTGCTGCGTCGACGACGCCGGATTGCTCGCCGTGACGCTCGAGCCGCCGATCACCCCCGGCGTCGGCGCGGCCTGGCGCGATCGGTTCGCCCTCGAGCGGGAGTGGTTCCTGCCGACCGGCCGACACGCGGTCGCGCTGGTCCGGACCGATCTGTTCGCCCTCGGCGTCTACGAGGACGACGAGCGCGTCGACTACCGGGGCTTCGAGAGCGACGTCAAGGGGAGTCACTCGAAGGGCGGGTTCTCGCAGGCCCGGTTCGAGCGGATTCGCGACGGGCAGATCGACGACCACCTCGAGCGCTGTCGCGACGCGCTGGCGGCGTACGAACCGGGGGGCGAACGGGCCGACACGCCGCTCTATCTCGTCGGGCAGCGAGGCACCGTCGACGCGCTCGTCGACGAATCGGGACTCGAGCCGACCGCGACGGCCGCCGTCGACGCGACCGGCGATCCGAAGCCGGCGCTCGCGGATGCCGTCCGGTCGTTCTGGACGACGGAGCTTCGGGTGCTGTGA
- a CDS encoding alpha/beta hydrolase, producing MTDVLIPGGRDVRGTLEEPADDPRAIVVACPPHPQQGGSRSDRRLVAVSGVLVDAEIACLRFDYGPWDEGRGEREDVRNAVRWAREWGSDERLPVGVFGYSFGATLALLASADADPDAVAVLAPTVELGEDLDALAALSVLEVPVHVLSGERDTTVDWEPIVERARERGDAVTALSGDHFFGGEHDEIAGAVGGFFERTLLESV from the coding sequence ATGACCGACGTCCTGATCCCCGGCGGTCGCGACGTTCGCGGGACGCTCGAGGAGCCGGCCGACGACCCGCGGGCGATCGTCGTCGCCTGTCCGCCACATCCACAACAGGGGGGTTCGCGAAGCGATCGGCGACTCGTCGCCGTCAGCGGCGTGCTGGTCGACGCCGAAATCGCCTGTCTGCGCTTCGATTACGGCCCGTGGGACGAGGGTCGCGGCGAGCGAGAAGACGTTCGAAACGCCGTCCGGTGGGCTCGCGAGTGGGGCAGCGACGAGAGGCTCCCGGTCGGCGTCTTCGGCTACAGCTTCGGCGCAACGCTCGCCCTGCTCGCGTCTGCCGACGCCGATCCCGACGCCGTCGCCGTCCTCGCACCGACAGTGGAACTGGGTGAGGACCTCGACGCACTCGCGGCGCTTTCTGTCCTCGAGGTGCCCGTTCACGTGCTCTCCGGCGAGCGAGATACGACCGTCGACTGGGAACCGATCGTCGAACGTGCACGCGAACGCGGCGACGCGGTCACCGCGCTATCGGGCGATCACTTCTTCGGCGGCGAGCACGACGAGATCGCGGGCGCAGTCGGCGGGTTTTTCGAGCGGACGCTACTCGAGTCGGTGTGA
- a CDS encoding ATP-binding protein, which translates to MSDLGDFGDFNVDADTEDGVSADAGGSSPSSSGEEEPATTGSTANGTSAEFEPTTVEPSGDDVGIGAICVSQGLRVDEDGEETTLRAYVTRGNRSSIRIGSYLLAPYPDGETLFCRITGLEYSQQYHADDATEIHARRAMRTDEIDESDYKFVAGLEPVAVLYDDDGELKRRMTDRVPKPKTVIRQADDTEEIKTGLKMPDDGVFLGHLSVGGEKVRTAATPPTIDYRLKDDYDAGDPLVFRHSLIAGGTGSGKTHGAKNILRQYLDDERTYPMDDGREVTPAVVQFDPQDEYAQMHDDNPDLDDEFARRLEREDIAYGGHDDTTAFVPKVGSASYAAGHHRAQQVEFTIPFAMVHDNPWLVAGSGLNDNQYGALVSVLLPRFRKQYGNGGTYEEFTTFLDDPALREELDESGRVHEATFDAVRRRVLGFGHVFDQDARPITDLVHEFVRPGGLTVVPTYHINDTRATEAIVLAVSSLIIDQKLSNDPDYDRIKETPLVLGMDEAHNFLTDADSVQAGKVINKFTEAAKQGRKERLGLFLITQDPQDIHDAVFKQINTTVVLNLGDKEAIKSVNIPSNLESKVPYMEKGQMVVYSPDNSEPVELIGLPKCLTRHGRD; encoded by the coding sequence ATGAGCGATCTGGGAGACTTCGGCGATTTCAACGTCGACGCCGATACCGAAGACGGCGTATCGGCCGACGCGGGCGGCTCGTCGCCGTCGTCCTCGGGTGAGGAAGAACCGGCAACCACAGGTTCGACGGCCAACGGAACGAGCGCCGAGTTCGAACCGACGACCGTCGAACCGAGCGGCGACGACGTCGGTATCGGCGCGATCTGCGTCTCCCAGGGACTGCGCGTCGACGAGGACGGCGAGGAGACGACGCTACGGGCCTACGTTACCCGCGGCAATCGATCGTCGATTCGTATCGGAAGCTACCTGCTCGCACCCTACCCCGACGGGGAAACGCTGTTCTGTCGCATAACTGGACTGGAGTATTCCCAACAGTACCACGCCGACGACGCGACGGAGATCCACGCCCGACGGGCGATGCGAACCGACGAAATCGACGAGTCCGATTACAAGTTCGTCGCGGGCCTCGAGCCCGTCGCCGTCCTCTACGACGATGATGGCGAACTCAAACGGCGGATGACCGACCGCGTGCCGAAACCGAAGACGGTGATCCGCCAGGCCGACGACACCGAGGAGATCAAAACGGGGCTGAAGATGCCCGACGACGGCGTCTTCCTCGGCCACCTCTCGGTCGGCGGCGAGAAGGTGCGGACAGCGGCCACCCCGCCGACCATCGATTACCGGCTGAAAGACGATTACGACGCGGGCGATCCGCTCGTCTTTCGGCACTCCCTGATCGCCGGCGGGACCGGCTCGGGGAAGACCCACGGCGCGAAGAACATTCTCCGTCAGTACCTCGACGACGAGCGGACCTATCCGATGGACGACGGCCGCGAGGTCACCCCCGCCGTCGTCCAGTTCGACCCGCAGGACGAGTACGCCCAGATGCACGACGACAACCCCGATCTGGACGACGAGTTCGCGCGCCGGCTCGAGCGCGAGGACATCGCCTACGGCGGTCACGACGACACGACCGCCTTCGTTCCGAAAGTGGGGTCGGCGTCGTACGCCGCGGGCCACCACCGCGCCCAGCAGGTCGAGTTCACGATTCCGTTCGCGATGGTCCACGACAATCCGTGGCTGGTCGCGGGCAGCGGACTGAACGACAACCAGTACGGCGCGCTGGTCAGCGTGCTCCTGCCGCGATTCCGGAAGCAGTACGGCAACGGTGGCACCTACGAGGAGTTCACGACGTTCCTCGACGACCCCGCGCTCAGGGAGGAACTCGACGAGTCCGGCCGGGTCCACGAAGCGACCTTCGACGCGGTCCGGCGGCGGGTGCTCGGCTTCGGCCACGTCTTCGATCAGGACGCCCGGCCGATCACCGACCTCGTCCACGAGTTCGTCCGCCCCGGCGGACTCACCGTGGTCCCGACCTACCACATCAACGACACTCGAGCGACGGAGGCCATCGTCCTCGCGGTCTCCTCGCTCATCATCGACCAGAAGCTCTCGAACGACCCGGACTACGACCGGATCAAGGAGACGCCGCTCGTCCTCGGGATGGACGAGGCCCACAACTTCCTGACCGACGCCGACTCGGTGCAGGCGGGAAAGGTTATTAACAAGTTCACCGAGGCCGCCAAACAGGGCCGGAAAGAGCGACTCGGCCTCTTTCTTATCACGCAGGACCCGCAGGATATCCACGATGCGGTCTTCAAACAGATCAACACCACCGTCGTGTTGAATCTCGGCGACAAGGAGGCCATCAAGAGCGTGAACATTCCCAGTAACCTCGAGTCCAAGGTCCCCTACATGGAGAAGGGCCAGATGGTCGTCTACTCGCCCGATAATTCGGAACCGGTCGAACTGATCGGGCTTCCGAAGTGTCTGACCCGGCACGGCCGGGACTGA
- a CDS encoding DUF6069 family protein, with protein MGQETNLSSSSRTPSDRDIALSGAVALVLSLLINWLIVFGANTGGIAPDLMALNYGPVSLFTTLGVVGAIVTYGVLTRVAANPDRLFAAVAAIVLLISLVPDFTVIPGEPGGSLVAGAILGAMHVATAVVCVGALTDLRN; from the coding sequence ATGGGTCAGGAAACGAACCTCTCGTCGTCGTCCAGAACGCCCTCCGACAGAGATATCGCGCTATCGGGGGCGGTAGCGCTCGTCCTGTCGCTGCTCATCAACTGGCTCATCGTGTTCGGGGCGAACACCGGCGGTATCGCCCCGGATTTGATGGCACTGAATTACGGCCCCGTCTCGCTGTTTACTACCCTCGGCGTCGTCGGTGCGATCGTGACCTACGGTGTCCTCACTCGAGTCGCCGCCAACCCCGATCGACTGTTCGCAGCCGTCGCGGCGATCGTCCTCCTCATCTCGTTGGTTCCCGATTTCACCGTCATCCCCGGTGAGCCCGGCGGCAGCCTCGTCGCCGGTGCTATCCTCGGCGCGATGCACGTCGCGACGGCGGTCGTTTGCGTGGGAGCGCTAACCGATCTCCGGAACTGA
- a CDS encoding ATP-binding protein yields the protein MIVVICGPPGAGKTTIATRVRRRLEERDRPVRLFHSDDFSSRTYEQLAERVAETPADGITIVDGTFYRREWQTGFRTLGDVRFVLVTASLETCLERNRERADAISEQGVHVVFREFEAPDADLEIDTDEFGPTEVVDRIVTALEAWLD from the coding sequence GTGATCGTCGTCATCTGCGGGCCACCGGGTGCCGGAAAGACCACCATCGCGACCCGCGTTCGCCGCCGACTCGAGGAACGGGACCGCCCGGTTCGGCTGTTCCACTCCGACGACTTTTCGAGTCGCACCTACGAGCAACTGGCCGAGCGAGTCGCCGAGACTCCCGCGGACGGGATTACGATCGTCGACGGCACGTTCTACCGCCGGGAGTGGCAGACCGGGTTTCGGACACTCGGTGACGTTCGGTTCGTCCTCGTAACTGCGAGTCTCGAGACCTGCCTCGAGCGCAATCGGGAGCGAGCGGATGCGATCTCCGAACAGGGCGTTCACGTCGTTTTTCGGGAGTTCGAAGCGCCGGACGCCGACCTCGAGATAGATACCGACGAGTTTGGTCCGACCGAGGTGGTCGATCGGATCGTTACCGCGCTCGAGGCCTGGCTCGACTGA
- a CDS encoding FxLYD domain-containing protein produces MTGAEPTSRRRVLATLGSGIAAAAAGCLGGNGGLGGQPTYEDGTVSGINESNVSDRSTSEMSTAASLAQQQPSNAVTPLNPISLRSHEFVVESGYLGSTIQGTVENTGTDRIQTVEVRTRVYDDGGNMLGRYLASTGDLNGGSTWEFQVIVLEAPSDVASYDITVLGTPS; encoded by the coding sequence ATGACCGGGGCAGAACCGACGAGCAGGCGGCGAGTACTCGCGACACTGGGGTCGGGTATCGCGGCCGCAGCCGCGGGCTGTCTCGGCGGTAACGGCGGTCTCGGCGGCCAACCGACCTACGAGGACGGCACCGTTAGCGGGATCAACGAAAGCAACGTCTCCGATCGGTCGACGAGCGAGATGTCCACGGCAGCGTCGCTCGCCCAACAGCAGCCCAGCAACGCGGTGACGCCGCTCAACCCGATCTCGCTGCGTAGCCACGAGTTCGTCGTCGAGAGCGGCTATCTCGGCTCGACGATTCAGGGAACCGTCGAAAACACGGGAACCGATCGGATCCAGACCGTCGAAGTACGAACGCGCGTCTACGACGACGGCGGAAACATGCTCGGCCGCTATCTCGCCAGCACCGGCGACCTCAACGGCGGCTCGACCTGGGAGTTTCAGGTGATCGTCCTCGAGGCGCCGTCGGACGTCGCAAGCTACGATATCACCGTTCTGGGTACGCCCTCCTGA
- a CDS encoding DUF1611 domain-containing protein → MRIAILAHERFPDRAKTALGVLRYADHDVVAVLDRKNGGRRVSDFVPDVQDAPIVAGMADIEPAAVDALLIGIAPIGGGFDESWREDVRTALEDGCDVISGLHTFLADDEEFARLAAENDCEIRDVRKPPADLTVSQGVASEVAAEVILTVGTDCSVGKMTTTMELARDARAAGHDAAVIPTGQTGIMIEGWGTPIDRVVSDFTAGAVEEMILEKGDEHDYLFVEGQGSIVHPAYSPVTLGILHGSMADTLVLCHEAGRESIHGYESFSLPSVPTYVDLYESVAEPVAGSRVVAGAINTAALEDDEDAREAVAAYADALGAPATDVIRFETDELLEELC, encoded by the coding sequence ATGCGAATCGCGATCCTCGCCCACGAGAGGTTCCCCGACCGGGCCAAGACCGCCCTCGGCGTCCTCCGGTACGCCGACCACGACGTCGTCGCCGTCCTCGACCGGAAGAACGGCGGTCGACGCGTCTCCGACTTCGTCCCGGACGTGCAGGACGCACCGATCGTCGCCGGGATGGCCGACATCGAACCGGCCGCCGTCGACGCCCTGCTGATCGGCATCGCCCCGATCGGCGGCGGCTTCGACGAGAGCTGGCGCGAAGACGTTCGGACGGCCCTCGAGGACGGCTGTGACGTGATCTCGGGACTACACACGTTCCTCGCCGACGACGAGGAGTTCGCCCGGTTGGCGGCCGAAAACGACTGCGAGATTCGAGACGTTCGGAAGCCGCCGGCGGATCTCACGGTCAGCCAGGGCGTCGCGAGCGAGGTCGCCGCCGAGGTGATCCTCACCGTCGGCACCGACTGCTCGGTCGGCAAGATGACGACCACGATGGAACTAGCCCGCGACGCCCGCGCGGCCGGCCACGACGCAGCCGTGATCCCGACGGGCCAGACCGGAATCATGATCGAGGGCTGGGGCACCCCGATCGACCGCGTCGTCAGCGACTTCACCGCGGGCGCGGTCGAGGAGATGATCCTCGAAAAGGGCGACGAGCACGACTACCTCTTCGTCGAGGGCCAGGGAAGCATCGTCCACCCGGCGTACTCGCCGGTCACCCTCGGAATCCTCCACGGGTCGATGGCCGATACGCTCGTGCTCTGTCACGAGGCCGGCCGGGAGTCGATCCACGGCTACGAGTCGTTCTCGCTGCCGTCGGTCCCCACCTACGTCGATCTCTACGAGAGCGTCGCCGAACCGGTCGCGGGGAGTCGGGTCGTCGCCGGTGCGATAAACACCGCCGCTCTCGAGGACGACGAGGACGCCCGCGAAGCAGTTGCGGCGTATGCCGACGCGCTCGGCGCGCCCGCGACCGACGTGATCCGCTTCGAGACCGACGAGTTGCTCGAGGAGCTCTGCTGA
- a CDS encoding dipeptide epimerase, whose translation MALETSFERRSLPLEYPFGIARGTTTETPVVFVRIGDAADDGPTGIGAAAPSAHYGETAATVEAVLPDLLAVVEDIGDPHQLERIERRLRETVRRNPSARTAVSIALHDLVAKRLEVPLYRYWGLDPAETLETSYTIGLDDLETMREKTETALERGYGTLKVKLGTERDLEIIRTIRSVAPDVRLFVDANEAWTPREAVAKIERLAEFDLAFVEQPVPAEDPEGLRFVSEHSALPIAADESCVTLADIPRIADRCDIANLKLMKCGGLGEAKRMIHAARAHGLEVMCGCMTESDASIAAACHLAPLLDYADLDGSLLLADDPADGVPMPDGRIDLAGLERPGTGAVLESEFD comes from the coding sequence ATGGCCCTCGAGACCTCGTTCGAACGGCGCTCGCTGCCCCTCGAGTACCCCTTCGGAATCGCCCGCGGGACGACGACCGAGACACCGGTCGTTTTCGTCCGGATCGGAGACGCGGCCGACGACGGCCCAACTGGTATCGGCGCTGCCGCACCGTCCGCTCACTACGGCGAGACCGCCGCCACGGTCGAAGCCGTCCTGCCCGACTTGCTGGCGGTCGTCGAGGACATCGGCGATCCTCACCAACTCGAGCGAATCGAACGGCGGCTGCGCGAGACCGTTCGGCGGAACCCGTCGGCCCGTACCGCGGTGAGCATCGCGCTTCACGACCTCGTTGCGAAACGACTCGAGGTCCCACTGTATCGCTACTGGGGACTCGATCCGGCGGAGACGCTCGAGACGTCGTACACCATCGGCCTCGACGACCTCGAGACGATGCGCGAGAAGACCGAGACGGCGCTCGAACGCGGGTACGGCACGCTGAAGGTCAAACTCGGCACCGAGCGCGATCTCGAGATCATCCGAACGATTCGGTCGGTCGCGCCGGACGTTCGGTTGTTCGTCGACGCGAACGAGGCCTGGACGCCCCGCGAGGCGGTCGCGAAGATCGAACGGCTCGCCGAGTTCGACCTCGCGTTCGTCGAACAGCCGGTCCCCGCGGAAGACCCCGAGGGGCTCCGGTTCGTCTCCGAGCACTCGGCGCTGCCGATCGCCGCCGACGAGTCCTGCGTGACGCTCGCGGATATTCCGCGGATCGCCGACCGCTGTGACATCGCGAACCTGAAACTGATGAAATGCGGCGGGCTAGGGGAAGCCAAGCGGATGATTCACGCCGCCCGCGCTCACGGCCTCGAGGTCATGTGCGGCTGTATGACCGAATCCGACGCCTCGATCGCGGCGGCCTGTCACCTCGCGCCGCTGCTGGACTACGCCGACCTCGACGGCTCGCTGTTGCTGGCCGACGACCCCGCCGACGGCGTCCCGATGCCCGACGGCCGGATCGACCTCGCCGGCCTCGAGCGGCCGGGGACGGGTGCCGTCCTCGAGTCCGAATTCGACTGA
- a CDS encoding MFS transporter, whose product MADRWLGAWGLGSVAFGGASLLVPLYIVELGASPVQLGVLAATAAGVAAPGAIAFGRLANRVAHRRLLVLATLIGVAVSLAAIPFLTSISAVIAANAVLWLFVSSIGPVLTMLVVDDAPESQWSERIGLVNKYQGYGWAGGLVIGTVWPAVGSRLLAADEITRTLCWVLAACAGMSAILAARTLPRPEPSAHVTDERAARRIGRLLASSSRGVRGATVSFSPTRLYWSTRGIDPRRLATHLEPPMATYFVAGAFFFTGSAAFWAPLPLFLTDAGFDSGQVFALYLASSLGSAVCYEAAGRLSGRYDVRLLQTGVLAARGVLFPVTVGVAGLAATVAFGTAGIVLALIGITWAGIAVIGTAIVTRLAPPGLRGEVLGAYVALGALGGALGGVLGGWIATLGYTVAFGVAGGLVLLGAALVVSLEALSGGGRAVTAPPEPEGGVETVGDEIAMQAANREE is encoded by the coding sequence ATGGCGGATCGCTGGCTCGGCGCGTGGGGACTCGGCTCGGTCGCGTTCGGCGGCGCGTCCCTTCTGGTCCCGCTCTACATCGTGGAACTCGGTGCATCGCCGGTCCAGCTGGGCGTGCTGGCGGCGACGGCCGCTGGCGTCGCCGCACCCGGGGCGATCGCGTTCGGCCGCCTCGCGAACCGGGTCGCCCACCGCCGATTGCTGGTGCTCGCGACCCTGATCGGCGTCGCGGTTTCGCTGGCCGCGATCCCCTTTCTCACCTCAATTTCGGCGGTTATCGCCGCGAACGCGGTCCTCTGGTTGTTCGTCTCGTCGATCGGGCCGGTCCTGACAATGCTCGTCGTCGACGACGCCCCGGAATCCCAGTGGAGCGAACGGATCGGGCTCGTAAACAAGTATCAGGGCTACGGCTGGGCCGGCGGCCTCGTCATCGGCACGGTCTGGCCGGCCGTCGGGAGTCGACTGCTCGCGGCCGACGAGATCACGCGGACGCTGTGCTGGGTGCTCGCGGCCTGCGCCGGTATGAGTGCGATCCTGGCGGCGCGAACACTCCCACGGCCAGAACCGTCGGCTCACGTCACGGACGAGCGCGCTGCTCGTCGGATCGGTCGGCTCCTCGCGAGCTCCAGCCGGGGCGTCAGAGGGGCCACGGTCTCGTTCTCGCCGACCCGACTCTACTGGTCGACGCGCGGAATCGATCCCCGACGACTCGCGACCCACCTCGAGCCGCCGATGGCCACGTACTTCGTCGCCGGGGCGTTCTTCTTTACCGGCTCGGCCGCCTTCTGGGCACCGCTCCCGCTGTTCCTGACCGACGCCGGCTTCGATTCGGGACAGGTATTCGCGCTCTATCTGGCCTCGAGCCTCGGCTCCGCGGTCTGTTACGAGGCTGCCGGACGGCTTTCGGGGCGGTACGACGTTCGGCTCCTGCAGACCGGCGTCCTCGCCGCGAGAGGAGTGTTGTTCCCGGTAACCGTCGGTGTGGCGGGGCTGGCTGCGACCGTCGCCTTCGGAACCGCCGGTATCGTCCTCGCCCTTATCGGAATCACGTGGGCGGGGATCGCCGTCATCGGGACGGCGATCGTTACCCGGCTCGCGCCGCCGGGCCTCCGCGGGGAGGTACTCGGGGCCTACGTCGCGCTGGGGGCACTGGGCGGCGCGCTCGGCGGCGTCCTCGGCGGGTGGATTGCCACTCTCGGCTACACCGTGGCGTTCGGCGTCGCAGGTGGACTCGTCCTCCTCGGTGCGGCCCTGGTCGTCTCGCTCGAGGCGCTTTCGGGCGGCGGTCGCGCCGTAACAGCACCGCCGGAACCCGAAGGCGGGGTCGAGACGGTCGGCGACGAGATCGCGATGCAGGCAGCAAACCGCGAGGAGTAG